A single Rattus norvegicus strain BN/NHsdMcwi chromosome 5, GRCr8, whole genome shotgun sequence DNA region contains:
- the C5h8orf88 gene encoding uncharacterized protein C8orf88 homolog isoform X2, with protein sequence MTMETKKLIGKPLQPARPVRHLSSPPGPVFPFNFQNEYPCNTQCLQSGVGRCKTNGMQAFSQGLNEQQQHQSPVKKERIKYSRDFLLKLSSVSICRKKPDFLPDHPIVLQKPENNQSFK encoded by the exons ATGACAATGGAAACAAAAAAATTGATTGGCAAACCGCTTCAACCAGCAAGACCTGTTCGTcatctctcttctcctccag GACCAGTGTTCCCTTTCAACTTTCAGAATGAATATCCATGCAACACTCAGTGCTTACAAAGTGGAGTTGGCAGA TGTAAGACGAATGGAATGCAAGCCTTTTCTCAAGGTCTCAATGAGCAGCAGCAACACCAGTCTCCAGTTAAAAAAG AGAGAATTAAATACAGCAGAGATTTCTTGTTGAAGCTTTCAAGTGTTTCCATCTGCAGAAAAAAACCAGACTTTCTGCCTGATCATCCCATTGTACTTCAGAAACCA gaaaacaaccaaAGTTTTAAGTAG
- the C5h8orf88 gene encoding uncharacterized protein C8orf88 homolog isoform X1: MTMETKKLIGKPLQPARPVRHLSSPPGPVFPFNFQNEYPCNTQCLQSGVGRCKTNGMQAFSQGLNEQQQHQSPVKKERIKYSRDFLLKLSSVSICRKKPDFLPDHPIVLQKPVSVPHFLIAKLYSGKQPKF, from the exons ATGACAATGGAAACAAAAAAATTGATTGGCAAACCGCTTCAACCAGCAAGACCTGTTCGTcatctctcttctcctccag GACCAGTGTTCCCTTTCAACTTTCAGAATGAATATCCATGCAACACTCAGTGCTTACAAAGTGGAGTTGGCAGA TGTAAGACGAATGGAATGCAAGCCTTTTCTCAAGGTCTCAATGAGCAGCAGCAACACCAGTCTCCAGTTAAAAAAG AGAGAATTAAATACAGCAGAGATTTCTTGTTGAAGCTTTCAAGTGTTTCCATCTGCAGAAAAAAACCAGACTTTCTGCCTGATCATCCCATTGTACTTCAGAAACCAGTGAGTGTTCCTCACTTCCTTATTGCAAAATTGTATTCAG gaaaacaaccaaAGTTTTAA